From Rhodococcus sp. B7740, one genomic window encodes:
- a CDS encoding chorismate mutase family protein, translating into MSQDSDQRSTDALRTAASDAKSEGHRAVGEQKLAELRRELDGIDEVLRAAIRDRIDVCVRVAHVKREHDIPMMQPGRVGLVTERAREFASANGLSPDFLEDLYRSMIAEACRVEDSIIDSPTPGPGLDSER; encoded by the coding sequence GTGAGCCAGGATTCTGATCAGCGCTCGACCGACGCCTTGCGTACGGCGGCCTCCGATGCGAAATCGGAAGGTCATCGCGCAGTCGGCGAGCAGAAGCTTGCGGAGTTGAGGCGCGAGTTGGACGGAATCGACGAGGTTCTGCGCGCTGCAATTCGAGACCGCATCGATGTGTGTGTACGAGTTGCACACGTAAAACGTGAACATGACATTCCGATGATGCAACCAGGCCGCGTCGGACTGGTGACCGAACGAGCGCGAGAATTCGCGTCGGCCAATGGACTGTCTCCCGATTTTCTCGAAGATCTGTATCGATCGATGATTGCAGAGGCATGTCGCGTCGAGGATTCGATCATCGATTCTCCGACGCCCGGGCCCGGCCTCGACAGTGAACGGTAG
- the pabB gene encoding aminodeoxychorismate synthase component I: MTIHTLLVDNYDSFTYNLYSLLTEVNGRPPTVVKNDVEWTSLNFDAYDNVVISPGPGRPDVEQDFGISARVILESGLPILGVCLGHQGLCHLFGGSVDLAPAPMHGRITDITHTGVDLFEGIPSPYSVVRYHSLVVTRTPADFEEVAWTPDGLVMAVRHRSKPMWGVQFHPESISTEYGRELLANFRDLTLARSSASSAARTQDSMFTIETRSLEGAFDSEQVFEALFADGSKSFWLDGSAALEPDCRFTVMGDCSGPHAEYVTYSVAETTVTVQGSDGTTERIHSTFFDYIDDRLRERATPPRHDLPFAFGLGYVGYLGYELKADTGGQLVHTSATPDASMVFADRALVFDHEAGTLYLMGLATTPGDPVLATWFDSVTDTLHGLSRKVAPDNRPGVPASGTPLLGADRSLEPRLRHDRAHYLDLISQCLAEIRSGETYEVCLTNTATVAGSIDATATYSYMREINPTPYSALLKFPELSVLSASPERFLRIDADRIVESKPIKGTRPRGATAQEDNALKADLVANEKDKAENLMIVDLVRNDLAQVCVPGSVHVPKLFDVETYAPVHQLVSTVRGRLRDDASAADCIRAAFPGGSMTGAPKIRTMAIIDKLEDGPRGVYSGAIGYFSITGTADFSIVIRTIVATEHEVTYGVGGAIVALSDPDEEFEETMVKAVSMRRALTGRTENSG; the protein is encoded by the coding sequence ATGACGATCCATACGCTCCTGGTGGACAATTACGATTCGTTCACCTACAACCTGTACAGCCTTCTGACCGAGGTGAACGGCCGACCGCCCACTGTGGTCAAGAACGACGTCGAGTGGACGTCGCTGAATTTCGACGCCTACGACAACGTCGTGATCTCGCCCGGTCCCGGGCGTCCGGATGTCGAGCAGGACTTCGGGATCAGTGCCCGCGTGATACTCGAGTCGGGTCTACCGATACTCGGCGTGTGCCTCGGGCATCAGGGTCTGTGCCATCTGTTCGGTGGCAGTGTCGATCTCGCGCCCGCGCCGATGCACGGCAGGATCACCGACATCACCCATACGGGTGTGGATCTGTTCGAAGGGATTCCGTCGCCGTACTCGGTAGTGCGATATCACTCGCTCGTCGTGACCCGCACCCCTGCCGACTTCGAGGAAGTCGCGTGGACGCCCGACGGACTGGTCATGGCGGTTCGTCACCGCAGCAAGCCCATGTGGGGAGTTCAGTTCCATCCCGAGTCGATCAGCACCGAATACGGCCGCGAACTACTCGCCAATTTCCGCGATCTGACGTTGGCTCGATCGAGCGCATCGAGTGCCGCGCGTACTCAGGATTCGATGTTCACCATCGAAACACGTTCGCTGGAAGGAGCATTCGACTCCGAGCAGGTCTTCGAAGCTCTGTTCGCGGACGGCTCGAAGAGTTTCTGGCTGGACGGCAGCGCGGCTCTCGAACCCGACTGCAGATTCACCGTCATGGGCGACTGCTCGGGTCCCCATGCGGAGTACGTGACCTATTCGGTTGCCGAGACCACGGTGACCGTGCAAGGTTCAGACGGTACGACCGAGCGCATTCACTCGACGTTCTTCGACTACATCGACGACCGTTTACGAGAGCGGGCCACTCCCCCTCGGCACGACCTACCGTTCGCTTTCGGTCTCGGTTACGTGGGGTACCTGGGCTACGAACTCAAGGCCGACACCGGTGGGCAACTGGTGCACACCTCTGCGACTCCCGACGCGTCGATGGTCTTCGCAGACCGCGCGTTGGTGTTCGACCACGAGGCAGGCACCCTCTATCTGATGGGGTTGGCGACCACCCCCGGGGATCCTGTGTTGGCGACGTGGTTCGACTCGGTCACCGATACCCTGCATGGTCTGTCCCGAAAGGTCGCCCCCGACAACCGTCCGGGTGTGCCCGCCTCCGGCACTCCCCTGCTCGGAGCCGATCGGTCGCTCGAACCCCGCCTACGCCACGACCGTGCCCACTACCTCGATCTGATTTCCCAGTGCCTTGCCGAGATCCGTTCCGGTGAGACGTACGAGGTCTGTTTGACCAACACGGCGACCGTGGCCGGTTCCATCGACGCGACCGCCACCTACTCGTACATGCGCGAAATCAACCCCACTCCGTACAGCGCCCTGCTGAAGTTCCCCGAGCTGTCGGTGTTGAGTGCGTCTCCGGAACGCTTCCTGCGCATCGACGCCGACCGCATAGTCGAGTCGAAGCCGATCAAGGGAACTCGTCCTCGCGGAGCCACCGCGCAGGAAGACAACGCACTGAAGGCCGATCTCGTCGCGAACGAGAAGGACAAGGCCGAAAACCTGATGATCGTGGACCTGGTGCGCAACGACCTCGCCCAGGTCTGCGTGCCGGGGTCGGTGCACGTGCCGAAGCTGTTCGATGTCGAAACCTATGCTCCCGTACACCAATTGGTCTCGACGGTTCGTGGGCGCCTGCGCGACGACGCGTCGGCCGCGGACTGTATCCGCGCTGCGTTTCCGGGTGGATCGATGACTGGAGCTCCGAAGATCCGCACGATGGCGATCATCGACAAACTCGAAGACGGACCGCGGGGGGTGTACTCGGGTGCTATCGGTTACTTCTCGATCACCGGCACCGCGGATTTCTCGATCGTCATCCGCACGATCGTGGCCACCGAACACGAAGTGACGTACGGCGTCGGCGGCGCGATCGTCGCTCTCTCCGATCCCGACGAGGAGTTCGAGGAGACCATGGTCAAGGCTGTGTCGATGCGCCGCGCGCTGACCGGAAGAACCGAAAACAGCGGGTAG